In a single window of the Streptomyces sp. NBC_00091 genome:
- a CDS encoding iron-containing redox enzyme family protein, which translates to MTAPITPDEEISLDMARSFYAPAFALPDLTTSLPSGPFEASPAGAAEAARITAAPPADLFRRLIADQESEAVLLAARRVLAAFLAPDADETPGADRTPGAHEPADADADADAVAAQVLAARAELAAVLAPLRTHPDPEVRTAVLRQRAPLALTGGCWLDTLSQAATQPAEIVGRLFGQHWRLQGEGVAEAGLSARRRRALVGQGVFLPGVEAAAFLDDAGALPLTALHGAFHLALSRLPASFLPEVVGVHYAAHALGLDELLLGSEPMLAESDVRPLLAAYLAHTEQSPTGAEDRRRALAAVRLLVRLEREHTAALAELAAWHDGLSLDAQVARIVERHAPHAGRQHRAVRLGTRKLTDWLDDGQLDAAAFVREFRTARQLRPARDGGPCRFLKAIKFGGPMFGIFDEREAAVFAAWARSVADGEPAGADLVPTTAGQESAGAWSARLAAVEPADILVRDPEDLADPRDHRRLFHRLVNFERHPGVLPLARARAEAGLAEAELLFEHGAGGLLTDASWFPYTPEALLERVERIYWDKLVDPYEPLTEIPSRDEVVFEQSTYALGSLIDGTWAHRVGNLGRRGRRSDDMLFSIYADEMGRGDMDKNHITIIHKVLASMDMDLPHIRQEAFLHQGDLPDHLYGFSIHQLCLSLFPDSLYNEILGYNLGIEMFGLGAMRLHEIQKLRRHGLDVSYEEAHLSIDNFSAGHARQSADIVVAYLDDVRHLSGEEAVQREWRRIWRGYASFAFFVEHALVKRVRAAGAAAGASAEAAAEAADTPADLVI; encoded by the coding sequence ATGACCGCGCCCATCACCCCCGACGAGGAGATCTCCCTCGACATGGCGCGGAGCTTCTACGCCCCCGCCTTCGCCCTGCCCGACCTGACCACCTCGCTGCCGTCCGGCCCCTTCGAGGCCTCCCCGGCCGGCGCCGCCGAGGCCGCCCGGATCACCGCCGCCCCGCCCGCCGACCTTTTCCGCCGGCTGATCGCCGACCAGGAGAGCGAGGCCGTCCTGCTCGCCGCCCGCCGGGTCCTCGCCGCCTTCCTGGCCCCCGACGCCGACGAGACCCCCGGCGCCGACCGGACCCCCGGCGCCCACGAGCCCGCGGACGCCGACGCGGACGCCGACGCCGTCGCCGCCCAGGTCCTGGCCGCCCGCGCCGAACTCGCCGCCGTCCTCGCCCCGTTGCGCACCCACCCCGACCCCGAGGTGCGCACCGCCGTCCTGCGCCAGCGCGCCCCCCTCGCGCTGACCGGCGGCTGCTGGCTGGACACCCTCTCCCAGGCCGCGACCCAGCCCGCCGAGATCGTGGGCCGCCTCTTCGGCCAGCACTGGCGCCTCCAGGGCGAGGGCGTCGCCGAGGCCGGCCTGTCCGCCCGCCGCCGCCGGGCCCTGGTCGGCCAGGGCGTCTTCCTCCCCGGGGTGGAGGCCGCCGCCTTCCTCGACGACGCCGGGGCCCTGCCCCTCACCGCCCTGCACGGAGCCTTCCACCTGGCCCTGTCCCGGCTGCCCGCCTCCTTCCTCCCCGAGGTCGTCGGCGTCCACTACGCCGCCCACGCCCTCGGCCTCGACGAACTCCTGCTCGGCAGCGAGCCGATGCTCGCCGAGAGCGACGTACGCCCCCTGCTCGCCGCGTACCTCGCCCACACCGAGCAGTCCCCGACCGGGGCCGAGGACCGCCGCCGCGCGCTGGCCGCCGTACGCCTCCTCGTGCGCCTGGAGCGCGAGCACACCGCGGCCCTGGCCGAACTCGCCGCCTGGCACGACGGGCTGTCGCTGGACGCGCAGGTCGCGCGGATCGTCGAACGCCACGCCCCGCACGCCGGCCGCCAGCACCGCGCGGTCCGCCTGGGCACCCGCAAGCTCACCGACTGGCTGGACGACGGGCAGCTCGACGCCGCCGCCTTCGTCCGCGAGTTCCGCACCGCCCGCCAGCTCCGGCCCGCACGCGACGGCGGCCCCTGCCGCTTCCTGAAGGCCATCAAGTTCGGCGGCCCCATGTTCGGCATCTTCGACGAGCGGGAGGCGGCCGTGTTCGCCGCCTGGGCCCGGTCCGTCGCCGACGGCGAGCCCGCCGGCGCGGACCTGGTCCCCACCACCGCCGGGCAGGAGAGCGCCGGCGCCTGGAGCGCCCGGCTCGCCGCCGTGGAGCCCGCCGACATCCTGGTGCGCGACCCCGAGGACCTCGCGGACCCGCGCGACCACCGCCGCCTCTTCCACCGCCTGGTCAACTTCGAGCGCCACCCCGGCGTCCTGCCGCTCGCCCGGGCCCGCGCCGAAGCCGGGCTCGCCGAGGCCGAGCTCCTCTTCGAGCACGGCGCCGGCGGGCTGCTCACCGACGCCTCCTGGTTCCCGTACACGCCCGAGGCCCTGCTGGAGCGGGTCGAGCGGATCTACTGGGACAAGCTCGTGGACCCGTACGAGCCGCTCACCGAGATCCCCTCCCGCGACGAGGTGGTCTTCGAGCAGTCGACGTACGCGCTCGGCAGCCTCATCGACGGCACCTGGGCGCACCGCGTCGGCAACCTCGGCCGCCGCGGGCGGCGCAGCGACGACATGCTCTTCTCCATCTACGCGGACGAGATGGGCCGCGGCGACATGGACAAGAACCACATCACGATCATCCACAAGGTGCTGGCCAGCATGGACATGGACCTGCCGCACATCCGGCAGGAGGCCTTCCTGCACCAGGGCGACCTGCCGGACCACCTGTACGGCTTCTCCATCCACCAGCTCTGCCTGTCGCTGTTCCCCGACAGCCTCTACAACGAGATCCTCGGCTACAACCTGGGCATCGAGATGTTCGGCCTCGGCGCGATGCGGCTGCACGAGATCCAGAAACTGCGCCGGCACGGCCTCGACGTCTCCTACGAAGAGGCCCACCTGTCCATCGACAACTTCTCGGCGGGCCACGCCCGCCAGTCCGCCGACATCGTCGTCGCCTACCTCGACGACGTCCGGCACCTGTCCGGCGAGGAGGCCGTCCAGCGCGAATGGCGCCGGATCTGGCGCGGCTACGCCTCCTTCGCCTTCTTCGTGGAACACGCCCTGGTGAAGCGGGTCCGCGCCGCCGGGGCAGCCGCCGGGGCGAGCGCCGAGGCGGCCGCCGAAGCCGCCGACACCCCCGCCGACCTGGTGATCTGA
- a CDS encoding saccharopine dehydrogenase codes for MSDSLHLWMRHEARLTERRAPLTPQDAARLVEAGIRITVEESDQRAFPLDGYTAAGCATARTASWHEQAPADAYVLGLKELPAGPAAPALRHRHIYFGHAYKGQAGARELLSRFTAGGGALLDMEYLTDEAGRRVAAFGYWAGYIGAALAVLHHRGALTAPLSPTDRPTLDALLAAGAAAPGPTAPDPTAALVIGALGRCGRGACDALVQAGLAPTRWDLPETRPVDRAALLGHDLLVNTVLTTTPVPPFLTKADLDDPARRLSLVSDVTCDVTSDCNVLPVYVETTTWTQPVRTLRDGERPLDLIAIDNLPSLLPVEASTAFSAELTPQLLRLAEWDGVWARALHTFEAAVEAQEAPLVH; via the coding sequence ATGTCGGACAGCCTTCACCTCTGGATGCGGCACGAGGCCCGCCTCACCGAACGTCGGGCCCCCCTCACCCCCCAGGACGCCGCCCGCCTCGTCGAGGCCGGCATCCGGATCACCGTCGAGGAGTCGGACCAGCGCGCCTTCCCCCTCGACGGCTACACCGCCGCCGGCTGCGCCACCGCCCGCACCGCCTCCTGGCACGAACAGGCCCCCGCCGACGCCTACGTGCTCGGCCTCAAGGAACTCCCCGCCGGCCCCGCCGCCCCCGCGCTGCGCCACCGCCACATCTACTTCGGCCACGCCTACAAGGGCCAGGCCGGCGCCCGCGAGCTGCTCTCCCGCTTCACCGCCGGCGGCGGCGCCCTGCTCGACATGGAGTACCTCACCGACGAAGCCGGCCGCCGCGTCGCCGCCTTCGGCTACTGGGCCGGCTACATCGGCGCCGCCCTCGCCGTCCTGCACCACCGCGGCGCCCTCACCGCCCCGCTGAGCCCCACGGACCGCCCGACCCTGGACGCCCTGCTCGCGGCCGGCGCGGCCGCCCCCGGCCCCACCGCCCCCGACCCCACCGCCGCCCTCGTCATCGGCGCGCTCGGCCGCTGCGGGCGCGGCGCCTGCGACGCCCTCGTCCAGGCCGGCCTGGCCCCCACCCGCTGGGACCTCCCCGAGACCCGGCCCGTCGACCGCGCCGCCCTCCTCGGCCACGACCTGCTGGTCAACACCGTCCTGACCACCACCCCCGTGCCGCCGTTCCTGACCAAGGCCGACCTCGACGACCCGGCCCGCCGGCTCTCCCTGGTCAGCGACGTCACCTGCGACGTCACCTCCGACTGCAACGTCCTGCCGGTCTACGTGGAGACCACCACCTGGACGCAGCCCGTACGCACCCTGCGCGACGGCGAGCGCCCCCTCGACCTCATCGCCATCGACAACCTCCCCTCCCTCCTCCCCGTCGAGGCCAGCACCGCCTTCTCCGCCGAACTCACCCCGCAACTGCTGCGGCTGGCCGAGTGGGACGGCGTCTGGGCCCGCGCCCTGCACACCTTCGAGGCAGCCGTCGAAGCCCAGGAGGCACCCCTTGTCCACTGA
- a CDS encoding oxaloacetate decarboxylase: MHPTTPSTDHAARLRRAVTFRDLHTGPRPFVVPNPWDAGTARILASFGFAALATTGAGLAHSLGRPDGANQVSRAEILANATAIVDATGLPVTADLESGFGDRPEDVAETIRLAAAAGLVGGSIEDSTGRDEDPVRPLEEAVERVAAAVEAAKGLDFPFTVTARAENFFQGRPDLDDTIRRLRAYEAAGADVLYAPALPDAEAIRAVCAAVERPVNVLMTAALKLSVADLGALGVRRISTGSALSRAALGALTRAAREIAGEGTFDFVAEALPYDEANALLAAAGPATPPATAPAPSADPESDPAP, encoded by the coding sequence ATGCACCCCACCACCCCGAGCACCGATCACGCCGCCCGACTCCGGCGCGCCGTCACCTTCCGGGACCTGCACACCGGTCCCCGCCCCTTCGTCGTCCCCAACCCCTGGGACGCGGGGACCGCACGCATCCTGGCCTCCTTCGGCTTCGCCGCCCTCGCCACCACCGGCGCGGGCCTCGCCCACAGCCTCGGCCGCCCCGACGGGGCCAACCAGGTCAGCCGCGCCGAGATCCTCGCCAACGCCACCGCGATCGTCGACGCCACCGGACTGCCCGTCACCGCCGACCTGGAGAGCGGCTTCGGCGACCGGCCCGAGGACGTCGCCGAGACCATCCGCCTCGCCGCCGCGGCAGGCCTGGTCGGCGGCTCCATCGAGGACTCCACCGGCCGCGACGAGGACCCCGTACGCCCCCTCGAGGAGGCCGTCGAGCGGGTCGCCGCCGCCGTGGAGGCGGCAAAGGGGCTGGACTTCCCCTTCACCGTCACCGCCCGCGCCGAGAACTTCTTCCAGGGCCGGCCCGACCTCGACGACACCATCCGCCGCCTGCGCGCGTACGAGGCCGCCGGAGCCGACGTGCTCTACGCCCCCGCCCTGCCGGACGCCGAGGCGATCCGCGCCGTCTGCGCCGCCGTCGAACGGCCCGTCAACGTCCTGATGACCGCCGCCCTCAAGCTGTCCGTGGCCGACCTCGGCGCCCTCGGCGTACGCCGGATCAGCACCGGCTCCGCCCTCTCCCGCGCCGCGCTCGGCGCCCTGACCCGCGCCGCCCGCGAGATCGCCGGGGAGGGCACCTTCGACTTCGTCGCCGAGGCCCTCCCGTACGACGAGGCCAACGCCCTGCTGGCCGCCGCCGGCCCCGCCACACCCCCCGCCACCGCCCCCGCCCCGTCCGCCGACCCAGAGAGCGATCCGGCACCGTGA
- a CDS encoding 3-oxoacyl-ACP synthase, producing the protein MSLPSASPAASAPAEAPAVHLSAPRYVLGELPADHTTVDGLLERARGFGMPPRAELWGWGTVHRTAKTLEALAAETARATLDGAGVSPGDVDCLILCSTRFPGGPRTHGAFVENVMAATGLGAAAFTGLTLGRCANLLAGIRTGQAYVASGMHRRVMVITADRVTDESARMENFALFSDGAASCLIAAEPLGADTYEIVAGAGAQDPAGLDWSNEISSDLAREVNERILEDAGMKIGDIQGVLHANLYKPLVVLKERQAGFTREQLFLDNIPRLGHCFAADPLINLVDRDAAGALKAHGHYLLASSVPGVRIGVLLRKLPHHTATAIATATATNTATDTAQLGDH; encoded by the coding sequence GTGAGCCTTCCGTCCGCGTCACCCGCCGCCTCCGCCCCGGCCGAGGCCCCCGCCGTCCACCTGTCCGCGCCCCGCTACGTGCTCGGCGAACTCCCCGCCGACCACACCACCGTCGACGGCCTGCTGGAGCGGGCCCGCGGCTTCGGCATGCCTCCCCGCGCCGAACTCTGGGGCTGGGGCACGGTCCACCGCACGGCCAAGACCCTGGAGGCCCTCGCCGCCGAGACCGCCCGCGCCACCCTCGACGGCGCGGGCGTCTCCCCGGGGGACGTGGACTGCCTCATCCTGTGCTCCACCCGCTTCCCCGGCGGCCCCCGCACCCACGGAGCCTTCGTCGAGAACGTCATGGCCGCCACCGGCCTCGGCGCCGCCGCCTTCACCGGCCTCACCCTGGGCCGCTGCGCCAACCTCCTCGCGGGCATCCGCACCGGTCAGGCGTACGTGGCCTCCGGCATGCACCGCCGGGTCATGGTCATCACCGCCGACCGGGTCACCGACGAATCCGCCCGCATGGAGAACTTCGCCCTCTTCAGCGACGGCGCCGCCTCCTGCCTGATCGCCGCCGAGCCCCTCGGCGCCGACACGTACGAGATCGTCGCGGGCGCCGGCGCGCAGGACCCCGCCGGACTCGACTGGTCCAACGAGATCAGCTCCGACCTCGCCCGCGAGGTCAACGAACGGATCCTCGAGGACGCCGGCATGAAGATCGGCGACATCCAGGGCGTGCTCCACGCCAACCTCTACAAGCCCCTGGTCGTCCTCAAGGAACGCCAGGCCGGCTTCACCCGCGAGCAGCTCTTCCTCGACAACATCCCGCGCCTGGGCCACTGCTTCGCCGCCGACCCGCTGATCAACCTCGTCGACCGCGACGCGGCCGGCGCCCTGAAGGCCCACGGGCACTACCTGCTGGCGTCCAGCGTCCCGGGCGTCCGCATCGGCGTCCTGCTGCGCAAGCTCCCGCACCACACCGCCACCGCCATCGCCACCGCCACCGCGACGAACACGGCAACGGACACCGCACAGCTGGGGGACCACTGA
- a CDS encoding acyl-CoA dehydrogenase family protein — translation MELTTSFDPEVLALPFYEDCHRRLAEEAGAWCDSNRVLWEEVRSLGPDAAGRRLVRALGAAGWLSELDPRGAPVDDFRAVCLRREALAYAEDLADFAFSIQALAATPLLRFGSEAQRRRYLPGMAAGTLIGAFAVSEKEAGSDLASVGLEAVRGADGSYVLNGRKAWIANGTIADVFVVIARTGQGPGPLGLSAFLVPAGTPGLRAERIDAIAPRSFAHLSFEDCRLPADAVLGRPGKGFVVAVDLLERFRTTVGAAALGFARRAFDTALAHVLAREAYGAPLFDLQLVKAALADMEVQLNAAALLVARAAWETDRGSRRFARHSNIAKVHATEAAQGVVDSAVQLLGAAGIVEGSVTERLYRQIRALRIYEGTSEVLRMAIAGSLDMRRAARAAAAPLCA, via the coding sequence ATGGAACTGACCACGAGCTTCGACCCCGAGGTCCTCGCGCTGCCCTTCTACGAGGACTGCCACCGCCGGCTCGCCGAGGAGGCCGGGGCCTGGTGCGACAGCAACCGGGTCCTGTGGGAGGAGGTCCGCTCCCTGGGCCCCGACGCCGCCGGCCGGCGCCTGGTACGCGCCCTCGGCGCGGCGGGCTGGCTGAGCGAACTCGACCCGCGGGGTGCCCCGGTGGACGACTTCCGGGCGGTGTGCCTGCGCCGCGAGGCCCTCGCGTACGCCGAGGACCTGGCCGACTTCGCCTTCTCCATCCAGGCGCTGGCCGCGACCCCGCTGCTGCGCTTCGGCAGCGAGGCGCAGCGCCGCCGCTACCTGCCGGGGATGGCCGCCGGAACCCTCATCGGGGCCTTCGCGGTCTCCGAGAAGGAGGCCGGCTCCGACCTGGCCTCGGTCGGGCTGGAGGCGGTGCGCGGCGCGGACGGCTCGTACGTGCTGAACGGGCGCAAGGCGTGGATCGCCAACGGGACCATCGCCGACGTGTTCGTGGTCATCGCCCGCACCGGACAGGGCCCGGGGCCGCTGGGGCTCTCGGCCTTCCTGGTGCCCGCCGGCACTCCCGGGCTGCGGGCGGAGCGGATCGACGCGATCGCCCCGCGCTCCTTCGCCCACCTGTCCTTCGAGGACTGCCGGCTGCCCGCCGACGCGGTGCTCGGGCGGCCCGGCAAGGGGTTCGTGGTCGCCGTGGACCTGCTGGAGCGGTTCCGCACCACGGTGGGGGCCGCGGCCCTCGGCTTCGCCCGGCGGGCCTTCGACACGGCGCTCGCGCACGTGCTGGCGCGGGAGGCGTACGGGGCCCCGCTCTTCGACCTCCAGCTGGTCAAGGCGGCGCTCGCCGACATGGAGGTGCAGCTGAACGCGGCCGCGCTGCTGGTGGCGCGGGCCGCCTGGGAGACCGACCGGGGCAGCCGCCGGTTCGCCCGGCACTCCAACATCGCCAAGGTCCACGCGACCGAGGCCGCCCAGGGCGTCGTCGACTCGGCGGTGCAACTGCTGGGCGCGGCGGGCATCGTGGAGGGCTCGGTCACCGAGCGGCTGTACCGCCAGATCCGCGCGCTGCGCATCTACGAGGGCACCTCGGAGGTACTGAGGATGGCCATCGCGGGCTCCCTCGACATGCGCAGGGCCGCCCGCGCCGCAGCAGCCCCTCTTTGCGCCTAA
- a CDS encoding saccharopine dehydrogenase C-terminal domain-containing protein encodes MSTDPAAPASGTVHWIGTGLSTGRSGLSLLCERARRVVLWDRTAERAAARLAALGLAGRAEVRALTPAALAAEAGAGDVLVSMLPAAEHAPLLRLATDRGAHFACTSYSSPELAEQARRAAAHRRTVVLTEAGLDPGIDHLMAHDLVARAREAVGPLPATAVFASYCGGVPAVPGPFRYRFSWAPYGVLAALGSPARYVAEGGEVTAPRPWEATRGLTLAGEEFEAYPNRDSLPFVAQYGIPYYWHLDTFVRGTLRNAGWRAAWREVFDTVSTGDTEAVRALAAELAARHPTTPADRDRVVLSVSLELRTRAGGRWRGSRLLDLTGDPAESAMARCVSLPLAHGVTRILAGALPAGLNRAAETPREAARRLTFLTAHGLGGTYEETASTPSGVPA; translated from the coding sequence TTGTCCACTGACCCGGCCGCTCCGGCCTCCGGCACCGTCCACTGGATAGGCACCGGCCTGTCCACCGGCCGCTCCGGCCTCTCCCTCCTCTGCGAACGCGCCCGCCGCGTGGTCCTGTGGGACCGCACCGCCGAACGCGCCGCCGCCCGCCTGGCCGCCCTCGGCCTGGCGGGCCGCGCCGAGGTCCGCGCCCTCACCCCGGCCGCCCTGGCGGCCGAGGCGGGCGCGGGCGACGTCCTCGTCTCCATGCTCCCGGCCGCCGAACACGCCCCGCTGCTGCGCCTGGCCACCGACCGCGGCGCCCACTTCGCCTGCACCAGCTACTCCTCCCCGGAGCTGGCCGAGCAGGCGCGGCGGGCGGCCGCGCACCGCCGTACCGTCGTCCTCACCGAAGCCGGACTCGACCCCGGCATCGACCACCTGATGGCCCACGACCTGGTCGCCCGGGCCCGCGAGGCCGTCGGCCCGTTACCGGCCACCGCCGTGTTCGCCTCCTACTGCGGAGGCGTCCCGGCGGTCCCGGGCCCCTTCCGCTACCGCTTCAGCTGGGCCCCCTACGGAGTCCTCGCCGCCCTCGGCTCCCCGGCCCGCTACGTGGCCGAAGGCGGCGAGGTCACCGCCCCGCGCCCCTGGGAGGCCACACGCGGCCTGACCCTGGCGGGGGAGGAGTTCGAGGCCTACCCCAACCGCGACAGCCTCCCCTTCGTCGCCCAGTACGGCATCCCGTACTACTGGCACCTCGACACCTTCGTCCGCGGCACCCTGCGCAACGCCGGCTGGCGCGCCGCCTGGCGGGAGGTCTTCGACACCGTCTCCACCGGGGACACCGAGGCCGTCCGCGCCCTGGCCGCCGAACTCGCCGCCCGCCACCCCACCACCCCCGCCGACCGCGACCGCGTCGTGCTGTCCGTCTCCCTGGAGCTGCGCACCAGGGCCGGCGGGCGCTGGCGCGGCTCACGCCTGCTCGACCTCACCGGCGACCCCGCCGAGTCCGCGATGGCCCGCTGCGTCTCCCTCCCCCTCGCCCACGGCGTCACCCGGATCCTGGCCGGCGCCCTCCCCGCCGGCCTGAACCGCGCCGCCGAGACCCCCCGCGAGGCCGCCCGCCGGCTCACGTTCCTCACCGCCCACGGGCTCGGCGGCACCTACGAGGAAACCGCCTCCACCCCCTCAGGAGTACCGGCATGA